One Comamonas odontotermitis genomic window, CGCTGTACCAGCTGACCCTGGAGACGCCTGCGCAACCCGTGGACGGCTGAACAGCTGCCACTGGCTTGCGCGTGGTGGGATAATGCCAGCTTTCGCGCGCAGCGTGCGCCCATTCCAAGAAAGGGGCGCACAAACGGATGTATCGAGGCTCGATCAAACACTGCGAAGCTGCTGTTGCCACGACAGCAGCGCCCTGTTTTTGATTGACTCCCATGTGGGAGTGCCGAGCCTTCTGCCATGTCTCACCGCCAGCCTGTCCGCATCAGCGACATTGACCAGTTCGACACCATCGTCGACGCCCGCTCGCCCGCCGAATTCGAGCAGGACCGCATTCCCGGCGCCATCAACTGCCCCGTGCTCAGCAACGAAGAGCGCGCCCAGATCGGCACCATCTACAAGCAGGTCAGCCCCTTTGAAGCCAAGCGCCTGGGCGCAGCCATGGTCAGCGCCAACCTGGCGCGGCATCTGCGCGATACCTTCCATGACAAGCCTGCCAACTGGAAGCCCTTGGTGTACTGCTGGCGAGGCGGGCTGCGCAGCGGCTCCATGGTGACCTGGCTGCGCCTGGTGGGGTGGGATGCGCAGCAGCTCGCTGGTGGCTACAAAGGTTTTCGCTCGCATGTGATCGAACAGCTGGACACCCTGGTGCCCCGGCTGCAGTTGCGCGTGCTGTGTGGCGCAACCGGCAGCGCAAAGACCCGTGTGCTGCATGCCATGGCGGAACAGGGCGCGCAGATCATCGATCTGGAAGGCTACGCCAGCCACAAGGGCTCTCTTTTGGGCAGCCTGCCGGGCGTTGCCCAGCCCAGCCAGAAGCATTTCGAGACCTTGCTGGCCGAGCAGATCGGCACGCTCGATCTGGAGCGCCCGGTATTCATCGAAGGAGAAAGCGCCAAGATCGGCCGCATTGCACTGCCCCTGCCGCTGGTGGCGCACCTGCGCGCTGCGCCGGTGGTCGAAATCCAGGCAACGCCAGAGGCGCGCCTGGCCTACCTGCTGCGCGACTATGCCTACCTGGGCGACGATGCGGCCCTGCTGGAAGAAAAACTGGGCTACCTCAAGGAATTGCAGGGCAAGGAGGCGGTGGCACGCTGGCAGGCCTGGGCGCAGCAAGGCGCGCTGTCGCCCCTGTTTGCCGAGCTGATGGCGCAGCACTACGACCCGCACTACGAACGCTCGCAATCACGCAACTTTGCCCAGTGGCCAGCACGCCAGAGCTATGCGACCGATGATCTGAGCGATGCAGGCATCGAGCGCCTGGCACTCGGCATTACCGCCCACACCCATTGAGATTGAGCCGTGCGGCGGTAAAGAACGACAAACTAAGGCAGCAGATGGCGCCCGGCGGGCGAACATACATACACCAGGGCGGCCACGTTGAGCAGCACGGTCAGCCAGAAAACCGCGCGAAACTCCGTCTTGGCCGATTTGTGGCGCAGCACCTGTTGCGCCACCAGCGCTCCAGGCCATCCCCCGCCCAGTGCGAGCAGGTGCAAGGTACGCTCTTTGGTGCGCCACTG contains:
- the mnmH gene encoding tRNA 2-selenouridine(34) synthase MnmH; this translates as MSHRQPVRISDIDQFDTIVDARSPAEFEQDRIPGAINCPVLSNEERAQIGTIYKQVSPFEAKRLGAAMVSANLARHLRDTFHDKPANWKPLVYCWRGGLRSGSMVTWLRLVGWDAQQLAGGYKGFRSHVIEQLDTLVPRLQLRVLCGATGSAKTRVLHAMAEQGAQIIDLEGYASHKGSLLGSLPGVAQPSQKHFETLLAEQIGTLDLERPVFIEGESAKIGRIALPLPLVAHLRAAPVVEIQATPEARLAYLLRDYAYLGDDAALLEEKLGYLKELQGKEAVARWQAWAQQGALSPLFAELMAQHYDPHYERSQSRNFAQWPARQSYATDDLSDAGIERLALGITAHTH